A single genomic interval of Thermoanaerobacter uzonensis DSM 18761 harbors:
- a CDS encoding ornithine aminomutase subunit alpha: protein MRREDDFETRSEHLKHMTDEELDAYFWKLAEKIVDPLIELAYYHTSPSIERSVLLRMGFSSIEAKEIVNRIEERGLLPKGAGSIVLKVAERVKKDYLTAGKSIANGEYLEVLDDIAREASKNEA, encoded by the coding sequence ATGAGACGAGAAGACGATTTTGAAACAAGGAGTGAACACTTGAAGCACATGACAGACGAAGAACTAGACGCATATTTTTGGAAATTGGCAGAAAAAATTGTAGATCCCTTGATAGAATTGGCTTATTATCACACATCTCCATCTATTGAGCGTTCTGTGCTTTTACGAATGGGTTTTTCTAGTATTGAGGCAAAGGAGATTGTGAACAGAATTGAGGAAAGAGGGCTTTTGCCAAAAGGAGCAGGAAGTATTGTGTTGAAAGTTGCAGAAAGGGTTAAAAAGGATTACCTCACTGCTGGAAAATCAATAGCTAATGGAGAGTACTTGGAGGTGCTTGATGATATAGCAAGGGAGGCTAGTAAAAATGAAGCTTGA
- the ortB gene encoding 2-amino-4-oxopentanoate thiolase subunit OrtB: MSRYKEIMARKNEIMKKSLGIDYERFESGGIAFDYERMMKETGYTLEEIIKIQREANVGDTPLIELKNLTELARKVSPTGKAARIFIKDEACNPSGSFKERRASVSIYHAKQKGYKGVIAATSGNYGAAVASQAAMKGLKCIVVQEAYDSRGIGQPEILEKGRKCETFGAEVVQLTVGPELFYVNLMLLEETGYFNASLYTPFGVAGIETLGYEIAQQVKEKTGKFPDVVVTTHAGGGNLTGTARGLIKAGAAYTKVYGASVDLTGLHMASDKDFNRKSFTTGHTGFGIPFATWPDRADVPRNAARPLRYMDGYYLVKQGEVFYMTELLAQLEGLERGPAGNTSLAAAFSLAQQMENDQIIVVQETEYTGAGKNPTAQLTFAMQNGINILVGNPDDEIPGQNIILPEHPSMIKAREVNLSNLKKSYIKNCVQHFEIIPKDKDIKFLAEDTKSSEEFVKEVISELQNGGLV, from the coding sequence ATGAGTAGGTATAAGGAAATAATGGCAAGGAAAAACGAAATAATGAAAAAATCTTTAGGAATAGATTATGAGAGATTTGAATCAGGTGGAATTGCTTTTGACTATGAAAGAATGATGAAGGAAACAGGCTATACATTAGAAGAGATTATTAAAATACAAAGAGAAGCAAATGTAGGGGATACTCCACTTATAGAGCTTAAAAATTTAACAGAATTAGCGAGAAAAGTTTCACCAACAGGAAAAGCTGCCAGAATTTTTATAAAAGATGAAGCTTGTAACCCTTCAGGAAGCTTTAAAGAAAGGCGGGCTAGTGTTTCTATATATCACGCAAAACAAAAGGGATATAAGGGAGTCATAGCTGCTACTAGTGGTAATTACGGAGCAGCAGTGGCTTCACAAGCTGCCATGAAAGGTTTAAAATGCATCGTAGTGCAAGAAGCTTATGATAGTAGAGGTATAGGTCAGCCAGAAATATTAGAAAAAGGAAGAAAATGTGAAACATTTGGTGCAGAAGTGGTACAATTAACTGTTGGACCGGAATTATTTTATGTAAACTTGATGTTATTAGAAGAAACGGGATATTTTAATGCTTCTTTGTACACTCCTTTTGGAGTCGCTGGTATTGAAACATTGGGATATGAAATAGCTCAGCAAGTAAAAGAGAAGACTGGTAAGTTTCCCGATGTTGTTGTGACCACCCATGCTGGGGGAGGCAATTTGACAGGTACTGCGAGAGGACTTATAAAAGCAGGAGCTGCTTATACAAAGGTGTACGGAGCAAGTGTTGATTTGACAGGGCTTCACATGGCCTCAGATAAAGATTTTAATAGAAAGTCTTTTACAACTGGACATACAGGATTTGGAATCCCATTTGCAACTTGGCCGGATAGGGCGGATGTGCCTCGAAATGCTGCAAGGCCATTAAGGTACATGGATGGGTATTACCTTGTCAAGCAAGGGGAAGTCTTTTATATGACAGAGCTTTTAGCTCAATTAGAAGGTTTAGAAAGAGGACCAGCGGGAAATACCTCTTTGGCAGCAGCTTTCAGTTTGGCACAGCAAATGGAAAATGACCAGATAATAGTAGTACAGGAGACAGAGTATACAGGAGCAGGTAAAAATCCAACTGCTCAGCTTACTTTTGCTATGCAAAATGGCATAAATATTCTAGTAGGAAATCCTGATGATGAGATACCAGGACAAAATATAATTTTGCCTGAACATCCTTCTATGATAAAGGCAAGAGAAGTCAATCTTTCGAATTTGAAAAAATCTTATATTAAAAACTGTGTTCAACATTTTGAAATAATACCTAAAGATAAGGACATCAAGTTTTTAGCAGAAGATACCAAATCCAGTGAAGAATTTGTAAAAGAAGTAATTTCAGAATTACAGAATGGAGGGTTAGTATGA
- the ortA gene encoding 2-amino-4-oxopentanoate thiolase subunit OrtA, translating into MAQKGDWVKIKQVILEPEERAENIPQDTKETPLTMWVKGLLLEDGEIGDTVKIKTFTGRIVEGVLVEVNPRHIHDFGNPISELIKAGMKAREILYGGEENE; encoded by the coding sequence ATGGCTCAAAAAGGCGATTGGGTAAAAATTAAACAGGTAATTTTAGAACCAGAGGAAAGAGCTGAAAATATACCTCAAGATACAAAAGAGACTCCCTTGACAATGTGGGTTAAAGGTTTACTTTTAGAAGATGGAGAGATTGGGGATACAGTTAAAATAAAAACCTTTACAGGTAGAATTGTAGAGGGAGTTTTAGTAGAAGTAAATCCACGGCATATTCACGATTTTGGTAATCCAATTTCTGAACTTATAAAAGCAGGGATGAAAGCAAGAGAGATATTATATGGCGGTGAAGAGAATGAGTAG
- the ord gene encoding 2,4-diaminopentanoate dehydrogenase produces MKNIKVVVWGLGAMGSGIANMILSKKGMEIVGAIDTDPNKIGKDLNEILGTNFKPVYITSEPQDVIKKGSADIAVIATSSYVERVFPLIKLAVENGINVITTAEEMSYPSAQHPELAKEIDRLARENGVSVLGTGINPGFVLDYLIIALTGVCVNVDSIKAARINDLSPFGKAVMEEQGVGLTPEEFEEGVKNGTVTGHIGFPESISMICDALGWKLSSIEQTRQPIVSKTYRETPYARVEPGYVAGCRQIGYGKVDGEVKIELEHPQQILPDKEGVETGDYIEIKGTPNIKLSINPEIPGGLGTIALCVNMIPHVINAAPGLVTMLDLPVPRAIMGDARDMIRRR; encoded by the coding sequence ATGAAAAACATAAAAGTGGTAGTATGGGGACTTGGTGCAATGGGAAGCGGCATTGCTAACATGATACTTTCTAAAAAAGGAATGGAAATAGTTGGAGCAATTGATACAGATCCAAATAAAATAGGAAAGGATTTAAATGAAATTTTAGGAACAAATTTTAAACCTGTTTACATAACTTCTGAACCTCAAGATGTTATAAAAAAAGGAAGTGCTGATATAGCGGTTATTGCTACATCCTCATATGTAGAAAGGGTTTTTCCGCTCATTAAATTGGCGGTAGAAAATGGTATCAATGTTATTACAACTGCTGAGGAGATGTCATATCCTTCTGCACAACATCCAGAATTAGCTAAAGAAATTGACAGACTTGCAAGAGAAAATGGCGTATCTGTTTTAGGTACAGGAATAAATCCAGGATTTGTATTAGACTATTTAATTATTGCACTGACTGGAGTTTGCGTAAATGTTGATTCCATTAAAGCAGCAAGAATTAATGACTTATCTCCTTTTGGAAAAGCTGTTATGGAAGAACAAGGGGTAGGCCTCACTCCAGAGGAATTTGAAGAAGGTGTGAAAAACGGTACTGTTACAGGGCACATAGGATTTCCAGAGTCCATCTCAATGATTTGCGATGCTTTAGGCTGGAAACTTTCAAGTATTGAGCAGACAAGACAGCCTATAGTTTCTAAAACTTATAGAGAGACCCCTTATGCAAGAGTTGAGCCAGGTTACGTTGCTGGATGTCGCCAAATAGGGTATGGAAAGGTAGATGGAGAGGTAAAAATAGAATTGGAACATCCGCAGCAGATATTACCTGACAAAGAAGGAGTAGAGACTGGAGACTATATTGAGATTAAAGGAACTCCAAATATAAAGTTGTCTATAAATCCTGAGATACCTGGAGGCCTAGGTACTATTGCTCTTTGTGTCAATATGATACCTCATGTTATAAACGCAGCGCCGGGTCTTGTTACAATGTTAGATTTGCCTGTACCTAGAGCTATTATGGGTGATGCAAGGGATATGATTAGGAGGAGATAA